A genomic region of Exiguobacterium oxidotolerans JCM 12280 contains the following coding sequences:
- a CDS encoding OsmC family protein: MQATITWNHKMGFSGMTESGHQLAMDAAPENNGENGAPRPTELLLHAVAGCTGMDIVSILEKMRLPLTSFEMDIEGERATEHPRRFTTISIHYRLEGDLPDDKVRRAVSLSKDKYCSVSKSLNAEIEVYYSINGVRNEEPL, encoded by the coding sequence ATGCAAGCGACGATTACGTGGAATCACAAGATGGGCTTTAGTGGCATGACGGAGTCCGGACACCAACTGGCAATGGATGCAGCACCTGAAAATAACGGGGAGAACGGCGCACCACGACCAACCGAGTTGTTGTTGCACGCAGTCGCCGGCTGTACGGGGATGGACATCGTCTCCATTTTAGAAAAAATGCGTTTACCGTTAACCTCGTTTGAGATGGACATTGAGGGAGAACGGGCGACGGAACACCCGCGCCGCTTTACGACGATTTCGATTCATTATCGTCTCGAAGGCGACTTGCCGGACGATAAAGTCCGCCGTGCCGTCTCGTTATCAAAAGATAAATACTGTTCTGTCTCGAAATCGCTGAATGCTGAAATTGAAGTCTATTATTCAATCAATGGCGTCCGAAACGAGGAACCGCTTTGA
- a CDS encoding exonuclease SbcCD subunit D, protein MKWIHTADWHLGKIVHGESMIDNQRAALEAFLALLDRERPDAVVIAGDLYDRAVPPTEAVELLDATLADIVLDRGIPVIAISGNHDSAERLSFATTLLERSGLHLAGKLTPVIEPIEIKGVKFYPVPFADPAIVRYVYQDDTIRNHDEAMRKIIEPLTITGPSVLVGHAFVIGGLETDSERQLSVGTAGQISASTFAPFTYTALGHLHNPLAIRSETIRYSGSLLKYSFSEASHVKGVDILTLNDAGTFERRFEPIAPKRDLREVTGTLAELMDPTFVATQSTDDYIKINLTDAEALIDPMGKLKKVYPNILHLERTGFTRESTRSVQASRDQVKTATLTDLFSEFYEAVREKRPTDAMQTVLEEEATCGQND, encoded by the coding sequence ATGAAATGGATTCATACAGCGGATTGGCATTTAGGCAAGATCGTTCACGGCGAATCGATGATTGACAATCAACGGGCCGCGCTCGAAGCATTTTTAGCATTACTCGACCGGGAACGTCCGGACGCGGTGGTCATTGCGGGCGACTTATATGATCGCGCCGTCCCACCGACCGAGGCGGTCGAACTGCTCGACGCGACACTCGCGGACATCGTCCTCGACCGCGGGATTCCGGTCATCGCGATCAGCGGTAACCACGATTCGGCGGAACGGCTCAGTTTCGCGACGACCTTGCTCGAACGGTCAGGTCTGCATCTCGCTGGTAAATTAACACCGGTGATTGAACCAATCGAGATTAAAGGCGTCAAGTTTTATCCGGTCCCGTTCGCAGATCCGGCGATCGTCCGTTACGTCTATCAGGACGACACGATTCGGAATCATGACGAAGCGATGCGAAAAATCATCGAACCCTTAACAATTACAGGACCGAGCGTCCTCGTCGGTCATGCTTTCGTCATCGGTGGACTTGAGACCGACTCGGAGCGTCAACTGTCGGTCGGGACGGCAGGGCAAATCAGTGCCAGTACGTTTGCGCCGTTCACTTACACGGCACTCGGTCACCTACATAACCCGCTCGCGATCCGTTCCGAGACGATCCGGTACAGTGGATCACTTTTAAAGTATTCGTTTTCGGAAGCGAGTCACGTCAAAGGCGTTGATATCCTGACGCTCAATGACGCAGGAACGTTTGAACGTCGCTTTGAGCCGATTGCCCCGAAACGCGATTTACGGGAGGTGACGGGAACGCTCGCCGAGCTGATGGATCCGACGTTCGTCGCGACACAATCGACGGACGACTACATCAAAATCAACTTGACGGACGCGGAAGCGTTGATTGATCCGATGGGTAAGCTGAAAAAAGTTTATCCGAACATCCTGCATCTAGAGCGGACCGGTTTTACCCGTGAGAGCACACGCTCCGTCCAAGCATCGCGCGACCAGGTCAAGACGGCGACGCTAACCGATTTATTCAGTGAGTTTTATGAAGCAGTCCGGGAAAAACGACCGACGGATGCGATGCAGACCGTCTTAGAGGAGGAAGCGACATGCGGCCAGAACGATTGA
- a CDS encoding MFS transporter encodes MSSTTRLRKTDWLLIATLSLLTFVLGTSEFVIVGILSEIASALGITIAKAGTLVSAFAIAFAIGTPVTMSITGRFERRKLMLSLIFVWVVLNFCSSIADTYSLLLATRIVTAVLTGVLISLAMVVASDSVPIAKRGVAVSFIFGGFTLANVFGVPIGTFIGQHAGFEATFWLTTGLGLLAFLAVFKVVPRQQATATSSVKDQLRLLANPRIMIAFFIPSFGFGATYVVYTYLVPILELELELPRGWISPILLAYGVVSIFSNILAGKIASHNPIGRLRFVFVVQAIVLAALYVTTSSVTLGLINIALMSLMSILLTTSTQIYLIDLAEKFNPEAKGLAASLMPVASNVGIAFGSALGGLVYASGPMMNTALVGGLVALLAALLTAISFRLDRRVS; translated from the coding sequence ATGTCATCTACTACCCGTTTACGTAAAACGGACTGGCTTTTAATCGCCACCCTCTCCCTGCTGACGTTCGTCTTAGGCACAAGCGAATTCGTCATCGTCGGGATTTTATCAGAAATCGCTTCGGCCCTCGGGATTACGATCGCGAAAGCCGGGACACTCGTCTCCGCCTTTGCGATTGCCTTCGCGATCGGGACACCGGTCACGATGTCGATCACGGGGCGGTTCGAACGTCGCAAATTGATGCTCAGCCTGATCTTTGTTTGGGTCGTCTTGAACTTTTGCAGCAGCATCGCCGACACCTACTCGCTTCTGCTCGCCACACGGATCGTCACCGCCGTCCTGACCGGTGTCTTGATTTCGCTGGCGATGGTCGTCGCGAGTGACAGTGTTCCGATTGCGAAACGCGGTGTCGCCGTGTCGTTCATCTTCGGCGGCTTTACGCTCGCGAACGTCTTCGGTGTTCCGATCGGCACGTTCATCGGGCAACACGCCGGTTTTGAAGCGACGTTTTGGCTGACGACCGGTCTCGGGTTGCTAGCATTTCTTGCCGTCTTCAAAGTCGTCCCACGGCAACAGGCGACGGCGACAAGTTCGGTTAAGGATCAACTGCGCCTGCTCGCAAATCCGCGCATCATGATCGCTTTCTTCATCCCGTCGTTCGGTTTTGGTGCGACCTATGTCGTCTACACGTACCTCGTGCCGATTCTCGAACTTGAACTTGAGCTGCCGCGGGGCTGGATCAGTCCGATCCTCCTCGCGTACGGCGTCGTCTCGATTTTCAGTAACATTCTCGCCGGGAAGATCGCCAGTCATAATCCAATCGGCCGGTTACGGTTCGTGTTCGTCGTGCAAGCCATCGTCTTAGCAGCCCTATATGTCACAACGTCTTCCGTCACGCTCGGACTGATCAACATCGCCTTGATGTCACTGATGTCGATTTTATTGACGACGTCGACACAAATCTATTTGATCGACTTGGCGGAAAAGTTCAATCCGGAAGCGAAAGGACTGGCTGCGTCCTTGATGCCGGTCGCAAGTAACGTCGGGATTGCCTTCGGCTCCGCGCTCGGTGGACTCGTGTATGCGAGCGGACCGATGATGAATACGGCGCTCGTCGGCGGACTAGTCGCTTTGCTTGCCGCGTTGTTGACTGCGATTAGCTTCCGACTCGACCGACGCGTATCATAA
- a CDS encoding thiamine phosphate synthase has translation MRPKLHIVTTGTKELTHLLEVLPAVSPYADKIHIREPGWSADRLVQLIEALVCAGVPREKLIVHDRLDVALVTKASVQLTSRSIPVAVVRRQFGELQIGRSIHSLTEALETGSDFVMYGHVFATASKQDVAPRGLAALAQIVTFSKVPVIAIGGIQPENVAGVLATGVAGIAVMSGILGQANPVETARSYREVLDQ, from the coding sequence ATGCGTCCGAAGTTACATATTGTGACGACCGGGACAAAAGAGCTGACACATCTTCTAGAAGTCTTGCCGGCTGTTTCGCCGTACGCCGACAAGATTCATATCCGGGAACCGGGTTGGTCGGCGGACCGACTCGTCCAATTGATCGAGGCGCTAGTATGTGCCGGTGTTCCACGTGAAAAACTAATCGTCCATGACCGGCTCGATGTCGCCCTCGTGACGAAGGCAAGTGTCCAGTTGACGTCGCGTAGTATTCCCGTTGCCGTCGTGCGCCGTCAATTCGGCGAGCTACAGATCGGCCGATCAATCCACTCATTGACGGAAGCGCTTGAGACGGGCAGCGACTTCGTCATGTATGGTCATGTCTTTGCGACGGCGTCAAAACAGGACGTCGCCCCGCGCGGACTCGCGGCACTCGCGCAAATCGTCACGTTTTCAAAAGTCCCCGTCATCGCGATCGGTGGGATTCAGCCGGAGAATGTCGCGGGTGTCCTCGCGACCGGCGTTGCTGGCATCGCTGTGATGTCAGGGATTCTCGGTCAGGCAAATCCGGTCGAAACAGCCCGGTCGTATCGCGAGGTGCTTGATCAATGA
- a CDS encoding NAD(P)/FAD-dependent oxidoreductase: MKATETLIIGAGVIGLMLAYELLKRGQPVRVLEQSRCGEGATRAAAGMLATDHELMPALHQLAAASRQLYPDLVRELFNETGIDSGYKENPFRLIRGHEEIQFASVGQIDPVQLTRSLRQAIIGRGGVIEEQTTVTGLLRAGATVVGVATSNGKREARNVVVASGRGAEALLATSGIEIATVPVKGECLAVRLPGHVLTETLFSDDVYLVPKFDGRIIIGATERIGDETTSVSVSGIEHLLQAAARLFPAIREAEIVDIWSGIRPQTADGLPYLGQVPGVGHLFVATGHHRHGILLAPITASILADEVTGIATKYELRPFSLHESRRNTNATHH; encoded by the coding sequence ATGAAAGCAACAGAGACTTTAATCATCGGTGCAGGCGTAATCGGTTTGATGCTCGCCTACGAATTGCTCAAACGAGGACAGCCGGTACGCGTGCTTGAGCAAAGCCGGTGTGGCGAAGGAGCGACGCGGGCGGCAGCCGGCATGCTTGCGACGGATCATGAACTGATGCCTGCCTTACATCAACTGGCGGCAGCGAGTCGACAGCTTTATCCCGACCTCGTCCGTGAGCTGTTTAATGAGACCGGCATTGATAGTGGCTATAAAGAAAATCCCTTTCGGTTGATCCGGGGGCACGAGGAAATTCAATTTGCATCCGTCGGTCAAATTGATCCCGTCCAGTTGACGCGTTCGCTCCGTCAGGCAATTATCGGACGCGGCGGTGTGATTGAAGAACAGACGACGGTCACGGGACTGCTCCGGGCAGGGGCGACCGTCGTCGGCGTTGCGACGAGTAACGGTAAGCGCGAAGCGAGGAACGTCGTGGTCGCAAGCGGTCGGGGGGCGGAAGCGTTACTCGCGACGAGTGGTATCGAGATCGCGACGGTCCCGGTCAAAGGCGAATGCCTTGCCGTCCGGCTTCCGGGACATGTCTTGACCGAGACGTTGTTTAGCGACGACGTCTACCTCGTCCCGAAGTTTGACGGACGGATCATCATCGGGGCGACGGAACGGATCGGTGACGAGACGACATCGGTCAGCGTCAGCGGGATTGAACATCTCCTGCAGGCGGCGGCGCGACTATTCCCGGCAATCAGAGAAGCGGAAATCGTGGACATCTGGTCCGGGATTCGTCCACAAACAGCGGACGGATTGCCTTATCTCGGGCAGGTCCCGGGAGTCGGGCACCTATTCGTCGCGACCGGGCATCATCGGCACGGGATATTACTCGCCCCAATCACGGCGTCCATCCTGGCAGACGAGGTAACGGGCATCGCGACGAAATATGAGCTTCGTCCGTTTTCATTACATGAATCGAGGAGGAACACGAATGCAACTCACCATTAA
- a CDS encoding thiazole synthase: protein MLTIGQTTFQSRLLLGTGKYPDVTTQQQAVEASGADILTFSVRRMDIFEASQPNFLEALDLSQYHLLPNTAGAKTAEEAVRLAKLARASGLCDMVKVEVIGCDKTLLPDPIETLRASEELLKEGFTVLPYTSDDLLLARRLEELGCHAIMPAASPIGSGQGILNPLALSFIIEQMTVPVIVDAGIGSPTDVAYAMELGADAVLLNSAVAHANDPVKMARAMKLAVEAGRLGFEAGRIEKKRYATASSPETGMSR from the coding sequence ATGTTAACGATTGGTCAAACGACATTTCAGTCGCGGTTATTACTCGGAACGGGCAAATACCCCGACGTGACGACACAGCAGCAAGCAGTCGAGGCATCGGGAGCAGACATCCTGACTTTTTCCGTGCGCCGGATGGATATCTTCGAAGCGAGTCAACCGAACTTTTTAGAGGCGCTTGATTTGAGTCAGTATCATTTATTACCGAACACGGCGGGGGCGAAGACAGCGGAAGAAGCGGTTCGGCTGGCAAAACTTGCCCGCGCGTCCGGACTGTGCGACATGGTCAAAGTTGAAGTCATCGGTTGTGATAAAACGCTGTTACCGGACCCGATCGAAACGTTGCGGGCATCGGAAGAATTATTAAAAGAAGGATTCACCGTCTTACCGTACACGTCAGACGATTTGTTGTTGGCACGAAGACTGGAAGAACTCGGGTGTCACGCCATCATGCCTGCCGCGTCCCCAATCGGATCCGGACAAGGAATTCTAAATCCACTGGCCTTAAGCTTCATCATCGAACAGATGACGGTCCCGGTCATCGTCGATGCAGGAATCGGTTCACCGACCGATGTCGCCTACGCAATGGAACTCGGCGCAGACGCCGTCTTACTTAATTCGGCTGTCGCCCATGCGAACGACCCGGTCAAGATGGCGCGAGCGATGAAGCTTGCCGTCGAAGCGGGGCGACTTGGCTTTGAAGCGGGACGGATCGAAAAGAAACGGTACGCGACGGCGAGTAGTCCCGAGACAGGGATGAGTCGATGA
- a CDS encoding ThiF family adenylyltransferase has product MTDRYSRQTRFRPIGQAGQDELTKKHVLIIGMGALGTASAEQLVRAGIGKLTIVDRDYVEWSNLQRQHLYTEDDAAQHVPKAIAAERRLNAINQEVEIIAHVTDVTRYELPQLISGVDLILDATDHFDIRMLINDVAAQHKIPWIYGGCVGSYGMTYTVLPDETPCLHCLLEHLPRGQATCETAGVIGPAIQLVAAYQVTEALKLLVGATDALRQELLAFDVWTNEQSRINVASLKKASCPSCGENRTYPYLTHMPVQFTTLCGRDAVQVRGDESRDLERLEQNLSPVVSIVAKNPYLLSFKTKTHRFVAFRDGRVLIHGEQELVRAKQLYHAFFG; this is encoded by the coding sequence ATGACGGATCGTTATTCACGGCAAACCCGGTTTCGTCCGATCGGTCAGGCGGGACAGGATGAGCTGACAAAAAAACATGTCCTCATCATCGGCATGGGCGCACTCGGAACGGCAAGTGCCGAACAACTCGTCCGGGCCGGAATCGGCAAGCTGACGATCGTCGACCGTGATTACGTCGAGTGGAGCAATCTTCAACGCCAGCATCTTTATACAGAGGACGATGCCGCACAGCATGTCCCGAAAGCGATCGCGGCGGAGCGCCGCTTAAATGCCATCAATCAGGAAGTCGAGATTATAGCCCATGTCACCGATGTCACGCGTTACGAATTACCGCAATTGATCTCAGGTGTCGATTTGATTCTTGACGCAACCGATCACTTCGATATCCGGATGCTGATTAATGATGTGGCGGCGCAACACAAGATTCCGTGGATTTACGGAGGGTGCGTCGGGAGTTACGGCATGACCTATACGGTCCTCCCGGACGAGACCCCGTGTCTGCATTGTCTGCTCGAACATTTACCGCGCGGGCAAGCGACGTGCGAGACGGCGGGTGTGATTGGTCCGGCGATTCAACTCGTCGCCGCTTATCAAGTCACGGAAGCCTTGAAACTCCTCGTCGGTGCGACGGACGCGTTACGGCAGGAATTGCTCGCGTTCGACGTCTGGACGAATGAACAGAGCCGGATCAATGTCGCGTCTTTAAAGAAGGCATCATGCCCGTCCTGCGGCGAGAACCGGACCTATCCGTATTTGACGCACATGCCGGTGCAGTTTACAACATTGTGTGGACGTGACGCCGTCCAGGTCCGTGGAGATGAATCACGTGACTTAGAACGTCTTGAACAGAATCTGAGCCCGGTCGTCAGTATCGTCGCGAAAAATCCGTACTTGCTCAGTTTTAAGACAAAGACGCATCGATTCGTCGCCTTTCGTGACGGGCGTGTCCTGATTCATGGGGAACAGGAACTCGTCCGTGCGAAACAGCTCTATCACGCCTTTTTCGGTTAA
- the nagZ gene encoding beta-N-acetylhexosaminidase, with amino-acid sequence MKPIYLLLTACFLTACASEPATEPKTKPEPKTSQQQPVADEPTAAEQAEQDIKRQLEKLSTAEKVDQLLYIGISGTTLSDADRRLLNDHAMGGVLLLGGNITSDAQLKTLTAAIKNAQDDEALAFLGFDEEGGRVSRVPDQTFHLPPSLTLGQKNDPALMLETGQALGAMSRFYGFNMDFAPVLDVNSNPANPIIGDRAVSAEPDDVARLGIPLMEGIKSEDVVPVVKHFPGHGDTTVDSHVGLPTVTKTKAQLEQLELVPFKAAIDAGAEMVMVAHILFPALDANNPSSLSEPVMQQLLRDELKFDGVIVTDDLVMGAITKQYGLAQAARLALERGADMAMFSQAGAYADVHAAIMQGIKDKSLSRADLDAKVTRVLRLKQAYDLADTKLIPTREQLTEQVKTIKDTLN; translated from the coding sequence TTGAAACCGATTTACCTGCTTTTAACGGCATGCTTTTTGACGGCATGTGCGAGTGAACCAGCAACAGAACCGAAGACGAAACCGGAACCGAAGACGAGTCAGCAACAGCCGGTCGCTGACGAACCGACGGCTGCTGAACAGGCGGAGCAAGATATCAAACGTCAGCTCGAAAAACTCTCGACTGCTGAGAAGGTCGATCAATTGTTATACATCGGGATCAGCGGGACGACGTTATCGGACGCGGACCGCCGTCTGTTAAACGATCACGCGATGGGCGGTGTCCTGTTACTCGGAGGCAATATCACGTCAGACGCCCAACTGAAAACCTTGACGGCAGCAATCAAGAACGCACAAGACGACGAAGCGCTCGCTTTCCTCGGCTTCGATGAAGAAGGAGGACGTGTCAGTCGTGTCCCGGATCAAACGTTTCATTTACCTCCGAGTCTGACGCTCGGTCAGAAAAACGATCCGGCATTGATGTTAGAAACCGGACAGGCGCTTGGTGCGATGTCACGGTTTTATGGATTTAATATGGATTTTGCCCCGGTTCTTGATGTCAACAGCAATCCGGCGAACCCGATCATCGGTGACCGGGCAGTCAGTGCTGAGCCGGATGACGTCGCGCGACTCGGTATTCCCTTAATGGAAGGAATCAAGTCGGAAGACGTCGTTCCGGTCGTCAAACATTTTCCCGGACACGGCGATACGACCGTCGACTCGCATGTCGGCTTACCGACCGTGACGAAGACGAAAGCGCAACTCGAGCAACTGGAACTCGTCCCGTTCAAAGCGGCCATCGATGCTGGAGCGGAGATGGTGATGGTCGCACATATTTTATTCCCGGCGCTCGATGCGAACAATCCGTCGTCGTTATCGGAGCCGGTCATGCAACAGCTATTGCGTGACGAGTTGAAGTTTGATGGCGTCATCGTGACGGACGACCTCGTAATGGGTGCAATCACGAAACAATATGGTCTCGCCCAAGCTGCGCGACTGGCGCTAGAACGTGGTGCCGACATGGCGATGTTCTCGCAAGCCGGTGCTTACGCGGATGTCCATGCGGCAATTATGCAGGGGATCAAAGACAAGTCGTTATCACGGGCTGACCTCGACGCGAAGGTGACACGTGTCTTACGTCTGAAACAAGCGTATGATTTAGCAGACACGAAGCTGATTCCAACGCGTGAACAATTGACGGAACAGGTCAAAACGATCAAGGATACGCTGAACTGA
- the thiS gene encoding sulfur carrier protein ThiS has product MQLTINGQPYTLDGSISTIDGLIHHLNLTEKMVIIEQNRQIVERTAYQNTPIQTGDSFEIVHFVGGG; this is encoded by the coding sequence ATGCAACTCACCATTAATGGTCAACCGTATACGCTTGACGGATCGATTTCGACAATCGACGGATTGATTCATCATCTCAATTTGACGGAAAAAATGGTCATCATCGAACAGAATCGACAGATTGTCGAGCGGACAGCATACCAAAACACACCCATTCAAACAGGCGATTCTTTTGAAATCGTTCACTTCGTAGGAGGCGGTTAA
- a CDS encoding AAA family ATPase, with the protein MRPERLTLRAFGPFAEEQTIDFTALAGRTMFVISGNTGAGKTTIFDALTFALYGETSGGEREMTDLRSHFARPDVKTEVELEFLLKGERYRVIRQPSQPHPVNKTDYAHEAELARFDGTAWQPLAIKIPEVKQRVQSLLQLDHKQFSQILLLPQNKFRELLMAESKDKLQILKQLFKTEQYGEFQQRLHRKALDLAAAIKETKTKQLAKLEELPLEVDWVNQNETTIRSVTDELLASLDETITAAKTVEQQARQDVNQVSERFRQAEQLEHAFVEHERLSRLEQELAVTLPDITRQANRYEIATRAAAITGRYDAFLSEQQTVVRLETAQTQLTTELTTLQGRLDQITGQAEQLASREQEIRDGARRIDQIETELKQLREQEHLQQKQKKLAGDVARLNPQALLTERETKRAERTRIQAELAALADVSDTQLTLQERRFSLQTLEQKRLEWQRSETEREQLIERGTRVRKEKEAAETAYAEGRRKERMQLASELAEHLHDGEACPVCGSREHPEPAVKTQLDDVEALHQLYLKAQTAHQELQATYRTLAERKQQLERDIMTLGQEQTLPTELDLIRSEINRLVAAEAEQKQQQDKKRQLEQRLRTLETELETLTSQIDQQLASQGKLELELARLEALLTKAGGPSASKTVLEQEQQTLQAKQTQYETDRATVDQQKNQLNREVAERQGRLQNITEEATTHAAARTQAKADLEQALSEEHFETLEQFEQARLSRQEMQQLAAMLEADRVKRQEVATGLERLKQQINAAARPDLAQLRTLVETAEGRLAEAIDQRVGAEKEHIHVKQLIDAWATLQQTIEVEDARYGIIGELARVGVGENAQRMTFETYVQTAYFDEILQAANRHLTEMTSGRFQLERKTEAGKGLKKYGLDLNVFDAYTSQTRHVKTLSGGESFKASLALALGLSEVVQEASGGVSLETMFIDEGFGTLDPESLEQAIETLLSIQASGRMVGIISHVQELKSRVDAKIEVTQGKTGSTIQLVVE; encoded by the coding sequence ATGCGGCCAGAACGATTGACCTTACGGGCGTTCGGCCCGTTCGCAGAAGAACAGACGATTGATTTCACGGCACTCGCCGGACGGACGATGTTCGTCATTTCCGGTAATACGGGAGCCGGCAAAACGACGATTTTTGATGCCTTGACGTTTGCCCTTTACGGGGAGACGTCAGGCGGCGAACGGGAGATGACGGATTTACGGAGTCATTTCGCGCGCCCGGATGTCAAAACGGAAGTCGAACTGGAATTTTTACTGAAAGGTGAACGCTATCGTGTGATTCGCCAACCGAGCCAACCGCATCCCGTCAATAAAACGGACTATGCGCACGAGGCAGAACTGGCACGGTTCGACGGGACGGCGTGGCAACCGCTCGCCATTAAAATTCCCGAAGTCAAGCAACGGGTGCAAAGTCTGTTGCAGCTTGACCATAAACAGTTTTCGCAAATTTTGCTGTTGCCGCAAAATAAATTCCGGGAGCTATTGATGGCGGAGTCAAAAGACAAACTGCAAATCCTGAAGCAATTGTTCAAGACGGAGCAGTACGGTGAGTTCCAGCAACGCTTGCACCGGAAAGCACTCGATCTTGCAGCCGCAATCAAGGAGACAAAAACGAAACAGCTCGCAAAACTGGAGGAATTGCCATTAGAAGTCGATTGGGTCAATCAAAACGAGACGACGATCCGGAGCGTGACGGATGAATTGCTAGCGTCGCTCGATGAAACGATCACTGCCGCAAAAACAGTCGAACAGCAGGCACGTCAAGACGTCAATCAGGTCAGTGAACGCTTCCGCCAGGCGGAACAACTCGAACATGCCTTCGTCGAACATGAACGGCTGTCGCGACTCGAGCAAGAACTCGCCGTGACGTTACCCGACATCACGCGACAAGCGAACCGGTATGAGATTGCGACACGTGCCGCGGCCATCACGGGACGATACGATGCCTTCTTGTCAGAGCAACAGACGGTCGTCCGCCTCGAGACGGCGCAAACACAATTGACGACAGAACTGACGACGTTGCAAGGACGTCTCGACCAAATCACCGGACAAGCGGAACAGTTAGCGAGTCGCGAACAAGAAATCCGCGACGGAGCCCGACGGATCGACCAAATCGAGACGGAATTGAAGCAACTGCGCGAACAGGAACACCTGCAACAAAAACAAAAAAAATTGGCGGGGGACGTCGCACGCCTGAACCCGCAAGCATTGCTGACAGAGCGTGAGACCAAACGTGCCGAACGGACCCGCATCCAAGCAGAACTTGCGGCACTGGCTGACGTCTCGGACACGCAACTGACGTTACAAGAACGGCGCTTCAGTCTTCAGACTCTCGAACAAAAGCGGCTCGAATGGCAACGGAGTGAAACGGAACGCGAACAATTGATTGAACGCGGGACCCGTGTCCGGAAAGAGAAGGAAGCGGCGGAAACGGCCTATGCGGAAGGACGGCGCAAAGAACGGATGCAACTCGCGTCCGAGCTTGCTGAACATCTGCACGATGGGGAAGCGTGTCCCGTTTGCGGGAGCCGTGAGCACCCGGAACCAGCGGTGAAGACACAACTGGATGACGTCGAAGCATTGCATCAGCTGTACTTAAAAGCGCAGACGGCCCATCAGGAATTACAGGCGACGTATCGGACGCTTGCGGAGCGGAAGCAACAACTCGAACGCGATATCATGACACTCGGGCAAGAACAGACGCTGCCGACAGAACTCGATTTGATTCGTTCAGAAATCAACCGTCTCGTCGCAGCAGAAGCCGAACAAAAACAGCAACAAGACAAAAAACGTCAGCTCGAACAACGCTTGCGGACGCTCGAAACAGAACTCGAGACACTGACAAGTCAAATCGATCAGCAACTCGCGTCACAAGGAAAACTTGAACTTGAGCTTGCCCGACTCGAGGCATTGCTGACGAAAGCAGGCGGGCCGTCGGCGTCGAAAACAGTTCTCGAACAGGAACAACAGACACTGCAGGCGAAACAGACACAATATGAAACCGACCGAGCGACGGTCGATCAACAAAAAAATCAACTCAATCGGGAAGTCGCAGAACGACAGGGACGCCTTCAAAACATTACTGAAGAGGCGACGACGCATGCGGCAGCGCGGACGCAGGCGAAGGCTGACTTGGAACAGGCCTTGTCGGAAGAGCATTTTGAGACATTAGAACAGTTCGAACAGGCCCGTTTGTCCCGGCAGGAGATGCAACAACTCGCAGCAATGCTTGAAGCGGATCGTGTCAAGCGCCAGGAAGTTGCGACAGGACTCGAACGCTTGAAGCAACAAATCAATGCCGCAGCGCGACCGGATCTTGCGCAGTTACGGACGCTCGTCGAAACAGCGGAAGGACGCTTGGCGGAAGCAATAGACCAACGTGTCGGTGCCGAGAAGGAACACATCCATGTCAAACAGCTGATTGATGCCTGGGCGACGCTCCAACAAACGATTGAAGTCGAGGACGCCCGGTACGGGATCATCGGGGAGCTGGCACGGGTCGGCGTCGGTGAAAATGCGCAACGGATGACGTTCGAAACCTACGTCCAGACGGCGTACTTCGATGAAATTCTCCAGGCGGCAAACCGCCACCTAACGGAGATGACATCAGGTCGCTTCCAGCTTGAACGGAAGACGGAAGCCGGGAAAGGTCTAAAGAAATACGGACTCGACCTGAATGTCTTTGATGCCTATACGTCACAAACGCGGCATGTCAAAACATTGTCCGGGGGCGAAAGCTTTAAAGCGTCGCTTGCGCTGGCGCTTGGTCTGTCGGAAGTCGTCCAAGAAGCGAGTGGCGGCGTTTCCCTTGAGACGATGTTCATCGATGAAGGATTCGGAACACTCGACCCCGAGTCGCTCGAACAAGCGATCGAGACGTTACTGTCGATTCAAGCGAGCGGACGGATGGTCGGGATCATCAGCCACGTCCAGGAACTGAAGTCACGGGTCGATGCCAAAATCGAAGTCACGCAAGGAAAAACAGGCTCGACGATACAGCTTGTCGTTGAATAA